A single region of the Bacillus cereus genome encodes:
- a CDS encoding DUF4052 family protein → MLLKQLKLHMKFHYKAVLIFWCVALLIKWTTTATDIKGLKVAFLHDIFNNSSIAIAIFIVASVFLVQDDIFRTVVSFGVTRLQFFIGSVCFIILQSVIFSFLQVLLLQGTFYETKHINLGAHTIEQFFAQFVFYLLLASLFQLTTIFQKRFNWIGFAFSVIFFLGLTSTIYGKVGLKELVFIDSKSLLDIPNFISISIVLILIYFIISALFIRKVSFEDAI, encoded by the coding sequence ATGCTTTTAAAACAATTAAAGTTACATATGAAATTTCATTATAAGGCTGTTCTAATCTTCTGGTGTGTGGCATTACTTATAAAATGGACAACAACTGCAACTGATATAAAGGGACTAAAGGTAGCATTTTTACATGATATCTTCAATAATTCATCTATTGCAATTGCAATATTTATTGTGGCAAGTGTTTTTCTTGTTCAAGATGACATATTTCGTACAGTTGTCTCATTTGGTGTTACTAGATTACAATTCTTTATTGGTTCAGTATGTTTTATCATATTACAATCAGTAATTTTTTCATTTCTACAAGTTTTGCTTTTACAAGGTACATTCTATGAAACGAAACATATAAATTTAGGAGCACATACAATCGAACAATTCTTTGCACAGTTCGTGTTCTATCTATTATTAGCTAGCTTATTTCAATTAACAACTATTTTTCAAAAAAGATTTAATTGGATAGGCTTTGCTTTTAGTGTGATTTTTTTCTTGGGGTTGACGAGTACAATTTATGGTAAGGTAGGTTTGAAAGAATTGGTATTTATTGATAGTAAATCGTTACTTGATATACCTAATTTTATATCAATTTCGATAGTGCTTATTTTAATATACTTTATAATTAGCGCTCTATTTATTCGTAAAGTTTCTTTTGAGGATGCGATTTAA
- a CDS encoding CcdC family protein: MGDTSSLITVFLCVALLIFWRRYRSMYKPIKGKGKRILWPLLFLTPGILLFFGPVHPAILQVTIAVFIGGLFAVPLIFLTNYERREDGNIYTKKSAAFLITFIGIVILRYGSRQYIVDLDQQTIGLLFYVVAISYIIPWRIACYIKFRKVWRENNNHAI, encoded by the coding sequence ATGGGAGATACTTCTTCACTAATAACCGTCTTTTTATGCGTAGCATTGCTGATTTTTTGGCGACGATATCGTTCTATGTATAAGCCGATAAAGGGAAAGGGAAAACGTATTTTGTGGCCATTACTATTTTTAACACCAGGTATTTTATTGTTTTTTGGTCCAGTACACCCAGCTATATTACAAGTGACTATAGCAGTATTCATTGGGGGTCTTTTCGCCGTACCACTTATATTTCTAACAAATTATGAGCGAAGAGAAGATGGGAACATTTATACGAAAAAAAGTGCAGCCTTTTTAATTACCTTTATTGGAATTGTTATTTTAAGATATGGTTCAAGACAATATATTGTTGACTTAGATCAGCAAACAATAGGTTTATTATTTTACGTAGTTGCAATATCATATATTATTCCGTGGAGAATTGCTTGTTATATAAAGTTCAGGAAAGTTTGGCGGGAAAATAATAATCATGCTATATGA